The following coding sequences are from one Mytilus trossulus isolate FHL-02 chromosome 8, PNRI_Mtr1.1.1.hap1, whole genome shotgun sequence window:
- the LOC134728180 gene encoding toll-like receptor 13 yields MTKTYSHVVFVCCFVCFIIYTVDCQTLNEKLALLLNRNDLICPAECQYTAVHPYFEDDMECCVCFAQPYWMLNTSNVGLLSISFLQDDTPSIIYKNGSNFGLYNVSYQYGNLTFIPNDSCNISGIVYIDFSYNSISDLATISCISTLDTLILKGNSVKYLKNNVFSGMRYLRVVDLSYNKLRTIQPELLLHIDGSLLHFDVSNNLMENIDITNIIWDKQDYFCVANFSHNIIKHMTNLKGWSCDIHSDLGRGGYVDFTYNNFTIFLNIAEMGFYDINLLGKLYFYSFDFRFNLWFCDCRFFPLTSKSNIANQILGSAHHGLKCYSPSEFHNKSVSDFVKEQDKLICNISFADKCPPNCRCFYQPSKNRTVVNCRSSLVSRKLPLVLPDYDNLVIDFSSNRISDLKAEFQRLLSEERTYLVRVKEISFASNALQDVPNIVFVTFKNATMINLTSNPINILSESLKLIRPRAVSFGRVDLKCVCKDIWLQNWLLSAGRFYNNTQIMCHTSSGVKSILEIDKDILECENESVVTRWITFSLGISLFCIIVSFFVIYNFRIDVYILFREHARLFRKTTNPLSFEYEVYISCNEQDENLRHWITNILLPYLQERRINVFLPYRDCLPGTPREDDIREKMSKSRNVLIILSEVYDDISKRWLACELRYSRLNYRYDWRKNIVILNYDFLKTKEIPDDFIQAFVRLGKCVDFSNYQKDIKVEIYSLLYH; encoded by the coding sequence ATGACGAAAACTTATTCGCACGTTGTGTTTGtgtgttgttttgtttgtttcatcaTTTACACAGTAGATTGTCAAACTTTGAATGAAAAACTTGCGTTGCTTTTAAATAGGAATGATTTGATTTGTCCTGCGGAGTGTCAGTACACTGCTGTACATCCGTATTTTGAGGACGATATGGAATGCTGTGTGTGTTTTGCCCAACCATACTGGATGTTAAATACCTCTAATGTTGGATTGCTTAGCATTTCTTTTCTACAGGATGATACACCATCTATCATTTATAAGAACGGAAGCAATTTTGGTTTGTATAATGTTTCTTACCAATACGGGAACCTTACATTCATACCAAATGATTCGTGTAATATCAGTGGAATAGTCTATATTGATTTTTCTTACAATTCTATTTCGGATCTTGCTACGATATCGTGTATAAGTACATTAGATACTCTTATCCTTAAAGGCAACAgtgtgaaatatttgaaaaacaatgtaTTCAGTGGAATGCGTTATTTAAGAGTCGTGGATTTATCTTACAACAAATTGAGAACCATTCAGCCAGAACTACTCCTTCATATAGATGGaagtttgttacattttgatgtTTCGAATAATCTTATGGAAAACATAGATATAACCAATATCATATGGGATAAACAGGATTACTTTTGTGTGGCCAATTTCTCccataatataataaaacatatgacAAACCTTAAAGGCTGGAGCTGTGATATACATTCCGATCTGGGACGTGGTGGATACGTTGATTTCACATAcaataattttactatttttttaaatattgctgAAATGGGGTTTTATGACATAAACTTGTTAGGgaagttgtatttttatagCTTTGATTTTCGATTCAATCTTTGGTTTTGTGATTGTCGATTTTTTCCATTGACTAGTAAATCCAATATTGCAAATCAAATATTAGGATCGGCCCATCATGGTTTAAAATGTTATTCACCGTCTGAATTTCACAACAAGTCAGTAAGTGATTTTGTAAAAGAGCAAGATAAGTTAATTTGCAACATTTCATTTGCCGATAAATGTCCTCCTAACTGTCGCTGTTTTTATCAACCAAGCAAAAACAGAACGGTGGTTAATTGTCGTTCCTCGTTGGTTTCACGCAAATTACCATTAGTGTTACCAGACTATGACAACTTAGTTATTGACTTTTCGTCAAATCGTATTTCTGATTTAAAAGCAGAGTTCCAGCGCCTACTCTCTGAAGAAAGAACGTATTTAGTGAGAGTAAAGGAAATCAGTTTTGCCTCAAATGCCTTACAAGATGTTCCCAACATTGTAtttgttacctttaaaaatgcAACGATGATCAATTTAACAAGCAATCCTATAAATATACTTTCGGAATCACTTAAATTGATTCGACCACGTGCTGTCTCATTCGGAAGAGTTGACTTAAAATGTGTCTGTAAGGATATTTGGTTGCAAAATTGGCTGCTGTCAGCTGGACGTTTTTATAATAATACTCAGATAATGTGCCACACGTCTTCTGGTGTAAAATCTATTCTTGAAATTGATAAAGATATATTGGAATGTGAAAATGAGAGCGTCGTCACCAGATGGATAACGTTTAGTCTTGGAATTAGCCTGTTTTGTATAatagtttctttttttgttatttataattttaggaTAGATGTATACATACTATTCAGGGAACATGCTCGACTATTTAGAAAAACAACAAACCCACTGTCCTTTGAATATGAAGTCTATATATCATGTAATGAACAAGATGAAAATCTACGGCATTGGATTACTAATATATTGTTACCTTATCTCCAAGAAAGGAGAATTAACGTTTTTCTTCCATATCGTGACTGTCTACCTGGGACACCACGAGAAGATGACATTAgggaaaaaatgtcaaaaagcaGAAATGTATTGATTATTTTGAGTGAGGTATATGATGATATATCTAAACGTTGGTTGGCGTGTGAACTTCGATACTCAAGATTGAACTACCGTTATGACTGGCGAAAgaatattgtaattttgaacTACGACTTCCTTAAAACGAAAGAAATACCAGATGATTTCATACAAGCATTTGTCAGACTTGGAAAATGTGTTGACTTCTCAAACTACCAGAAGGACATCAAAGTTgagatttattcattattatatcACTAG